In the Oncorhynchus keta strain PuntledgeMale-10-30-2019 chromosome 29, Oket_V2, whole genome shotgun sequence genome, one interval contains:
- the nipal3 gene encoding NIPA-like protein 3 isoform X1: MAGVEYTAVGGDSYTENLIGTLLAIFGNLLVSISVSIQKYSHVTLAGTKDPRAFYLTKTWWCGLVLTVLGEAANFVSYAFAPLSLIAPLNAVSVIASSILGFIFLREKWKPKEFLKRYVLSFLGCILTVAGTYLFATFGPNYHQKLTAENIVKQVVGWPFLLYVFLEIIAFCLLLYFYKQRNANHLVVILLLVALLGSVTVITVKAVAGMLVLSVQGTMQLNYPIFYVMFVCMVTTVVFQATFLSQATHLYDSSMIACVNYILSTSFAIVAGAIFYLEFNHEDILHICMFLLGCFSCFLGVFLITKNRKRLKAFEPYVTMDMSQGNEGIPTIHDKGWRAVQPDYNGSFSYGALVNNDSVAPATLPELDHDQLAVTPSPTAAPYSSADLKND; encoded by the exons ATGGCAGGAGTAGAATATACTGCAGTCGGCGGCGATTCCTATACG GAAAACCTCATTGGAACCTTGCTGGCCATTTTTGGTAATTTGCTTGTCAGCATCTCTGTAAGCATTCAG AAATACAGCCATGTAACATTAGCGGGGACCAAGGACCCCCGTGCCTTCTACCTAACCAAAACATGGTGGTGTGGCCTGGTACTTACCGTTCTAGGAGAAGCAGCCAACTTTGTCTCCTATGCCTTTGCACCTTTATCTCTAATAGCTCCATTGAATGCCGTGTCTGTCATAG CAAGTTCAATCTTAGGTTTCATTTTCCTGAGAGAGAAATGGAAGCCAAAGGAATTTTTAA AGCGATACGTTTTGTCTTTCCTTGGATGTATCTTGACGGTAGCCGGGACCTACCTCTTTGCCACGTTCGGACCCAACTATCACCAGAAACTTACTGCAGAGAACATAGTGAAACAGGTCGTAGGATGGCCCTTCCTCTTGTATGTG TTCCTGGAGATTATTGCCTTCTGTCTTCTGCTGTACTTCTACAAGCAGCGCAACGCTAATCACCTTGTTGTCATTCTCCTGCTGGTGGCGCTGCTCG GTTCTGTGACTGTGATCACAGTGAAAGCAGTGGCAGGCATGCTGGTCCTCAGCGTCCAGGGCACCATGCAGCTCAACTACCCCATCTTCTACGTCATGTTTGTCTGCATGGTTACCACTGTGGTCTTCCAGGCTAC GTTTCTCTCCCAGGCTACTCACCTGTACGACTCCTCCATGATAGCCTGTGTGAACTACATCCTATCCACATCCTTTGCGATTGTCGCAG GAGCCATATTTTACCTGGAGTTTAATCACGAAGACATTCTTCACATCTGCATGTTTTTGTTGGG ATGTTTCTCTTGTTTCCTGGGAGTCTTCCTGATTACCAAGAACAGGAAAAGGCTGAAGGCCTTTGAACCCTATGTGACAATGGACATGTCGCAAGGTAATGAAG GTATTCCCACCATTCACGACAAGGGCTGGCGAGCAGTGCAGCCGGACTATAACGGTTCCTTTTCCTACGGTGCCCTGGTTAACAATGACAGCGTGGCGCCCGCCACTCTACCAGAGCTGGATCATGACCAGCTGGCAGTCACACCCAGTCCCACCGCCGCCCCCTATAGTTCGGCTGACCTGAAGAACGACTGA
- the nipal3 gene encoding NIPA-like protein 3 isoform X2 produces the protein MAGVEYTAVGGDSYTENLIGTLLAIFGNLLVSISVSIQKYSHVTLAGTKDPRAFYLTKTWWCGLVLTVLGEAANFVSYAFAPLSLIAPLNAVSVIASSILGFIFLREKWKPKEFLKRYVLSFLGCILTVAGTYLFATFGPNYHQKLTAENIVKQVVGWPFLLYVFLEIIAFCLLLYFYKQRNANHLVVILLLVALLGSVTVITVKAVAGMLVLSVQGTMQLNYPIFYVMFVCMVTTVVFQATFLSQATHLYDSSMIACVNYILSTSFAIVAGAIFYLEFNHEDILHICMFLLGCFSCFLGVFLITKNRKRLKAFEPYVTMDMSQGIPTIHDKGWRAVQPDYNGSFSYGALVNNDSVAPATLPELDHDQLAVTPSPTAAPYSSADLKND, from the exons ATGGCAGGAGTAGAATATACTGCAGTCGGCGGCGATTCCTATACG GAAAACCTCATTGGAACCTTGCTGGCCATTTTTGGTAATTTGCTTGTCAGCATCTCTGTAAGCATTCAG AAATACAGCCATGTAACATTAGCGGGGACCAAGGACCCCCGTGCCTTCTACCTAACCAAAACATGGTGGTGTGGCCTGGTACTTACCGTTCTAGGAGAAGCAGCCAACTTTGTCTCCTATGCCTTTGCACCTTTATCTCTAATAGCTCCATTGAATGCCGTGTCTGTCATAG CAAGTTCAATCTTAGGTTTCATTTTCCTGAGAGAGAAATGGAAGCCAAAGGAATTTTTAA AGCGATACGTTTTGTCTTTCCTTGGATGTATCTTGACGGTAGCCGGGACCTACCTCTTTGCCACGTTCGGACCCAACTATCACCAGAAACTTACTGCAGAGAACATAGTGAAACAGGTCGTAGGATGGCCCTTCCTCTTGTATGTG TTCCTGGAGATTATTGCCTTCTGTCTTCTGCTGTACTTCTACAAGCAGCGCAACGCTAATCACCTTGTTGTCATTCTCCTGCTGGTGGCGCTGCTCG GTTCTGTGACTGTGATCACAGTGAAAGCAGTGGCAGGCATGCTGGTCCTCAGCGTCCAGGGCACCATGCAGCTCAACTACCCCATCTTCTACGTCATGTTTGTCTGCATGGTTACCACTGTGGTCTTCCAGGCTAC GTTTCTCTCCCAGGCTACTCACCTGTACGACTCCTCCATGATAGCCTGTGTGAACTACATCCTATCCACATCCTTTGCGATTGTCGCAG GAGCCATATTTTACCTGGAGTTTAATCACGAAGACATTCTTCACATCTGCATGTTTTTGTTGGG ATGTTTCTCTTGTTTCCTGGGAGTCTTCCTGATTACCAAGAACAGGAAAAGGCTGAAGGCCTTTGAACCCTATGTGACAATGGACATGTCGCAAG GTATTCCCACCATTCACGACAAGGGCTGGCGAGCAGTGCAGCCGGACTATAACGGTTCCTTTTCCTACGGTGCCCTGGTTAACAATGACAGCGTGGCGCCCGCCACTCTACCAGAGCTGGATCATGACCAGCTGGCAGTCACACCCAGTCCCACCGCCGCCCCCTATAGTTCGGCTGACCTGAAGAACGACTGA